The following are encoded together in the bacterium genome:
- a CDS encoding DUF3108 domain-containing protein: protein MTAPATERSARRLSQMALLALAALAVCLLMADPYAPPLRAADQNEPADTDTGKPVNELPESLTVGTGPWPPRPVTNWAFGVGESLTYSIGWEKINAGTGAMFVGAPVDTFGRLCYPIVSTVKSNGFVSTFFKVDDRVETFMDVRELYPLHFEKRLHEGRYRSNRRIRFDPEAGMGYTPKDTFPVPRYVLDDLSLLYHVRTMELVPGQDIELDIYSGKKLYRLTVRIIKKERIKVKAGVFSTVVVEPLLQAAGLFKHEGKVTVWLTDDRLHLPVLMKSKVVVGSIIAELEDYRLGQIRRY, encoded by the coding sequence ATGACCGCGCCTGCCACCGAGCGCTCCGCGCGGCGCCTGTCGCAGATGGCGCTTCTGGCATTGGCCGCGCTGGCGGTGTGTCTGTTGATGGCCGATCCGTATGCGCCGCCCTTGCGCGCCGCCGATCAGAATGAACCCGCCGATACCGACACCGGCAAGCCGGTCAATGAACTCCCCGAAAGTCTGACCGTCGGCACCGGCCCCTGGCCGCCCCGTCCGGTCACCAACTGGGCCTTCGGCGTCGGCGAGTCGCTCACCTATTCGATCGGCTGGGAGAAGATCAATGCCGGCACCGGCGCCATGTTTGTCGGCGCCCCGGTCGACACTTTTGGACGGCTCTGTTATCCGATCGTCTCCACCGTCAAGTCCAACGGCTTTGTCTCTACCTTTTTCAAGGTCGATGACCGGGTCGAGACATTCATGGATGTGCGCGAACTCTATCCGCTGCACTTCGAAAAGCGCCTCCATGAGGGACGCTACCGCTCCAACCGCCGCATCCGCTTCGATCCCGAGGCCGGCATGGGGTACACGCCCAAGGACACGTTCCCGGTGCCCCGCTATGTCCTTGATGATCTCTCGCTTTTGTATCATGTCCGGACGATGGAACTGGTGCCGGGCCAGGACATCGAACTGGACATCTATTCCGGCAAGAAGCTCTACCGGTTGACTGTCAGGATCATCAAAAAGGAACGCATCAAGGTCAAGGCCGGGGTCTTCAGCACCGTAGTGGTCGAGCCGCTGTTGCAGGCGGCCGGCCTGTTCAAGCACGAGGGTAAAGTGACCGTCTGGCTCACCGATGACCGTCTCCATCTGCCCGTCCTGATGAAAAGCAAAGTGGTGGTCGGCTCGATCATCGCCGAACTCGAAGACTACCGCCTCGGGCAGATCCGTCGCTACTGA
- a CDS encoding T9SS type A sorting domain-containing protein: protein MSTSNQRAGVNCQLFAVIVVLLAGVAPMNGYAQNTAPYFLELPEIVVTAGCTDSFDLWDYAEDAESSDDQLMFSLSECNPGNCCWASLNPFGIGHMIDIVPPVIISGCIPYECHMTVRVYDGDLSDEATLHVTILPNDSPQPVTVLGVPEAVCGGQGYDLSASVSAPCEVSWHWTTNPSGIGTFSAPSSNVTRWTPPAGFTGDCAVIARAETDCWGANGGEWTIVGGPPGIPSITGLPGTVEAGQIYSLSASAPGNPTGWSWSSSCGGSFNPPDNSSTIWTAPSGFCGPCDIGLTATAPCGSTSNSQSTSVSSGPLPQPDAPLLMSPFNGISTTDGNPYFDWSDVSPGPGCILTYMIEVSGSNGFYSIERSASDLSASNWDADQWPAFSFGDWYWRVRARNQRSDAPSCAIWGNWSEVRWFWVEKPYSPPPPSCPVLFVLGESGYAEENPLLTACERFGYTQEVTDLYPITAPVPRDQERLTLQLRELEDEVTYLRDLEIMVVDHSSGTLMACDPEGNVRLCESVGQPPMSAIDEDGNDRLSELVTFDDSYYEAPQSGSLVLTYGAHQGAIFLPAAAKDRCHPVEKVASNSTRSKPELTVELLTSDGLWSPSAALPPRENPSSRFVVPGFSASSTDLVTYRVSWLGPYAVNSVPYHILVQEEPMVQLVRASSVSVLRGSQQEEPVDQGSDPSAMVLHKGDIATFEFELPGLTDPGMKRDFVVKAVGRYEPVLRTATDEMPTAFRLHENFPNPFNAGTVISFDLSENSDWDLTIYNVLGQPIRQFEGRGDEGQVRLTWDGRNGFGSLAASGVYLYRLEANGHSSTKKMMLLR, encoded by the coding sequence GTGAGCACTTCCAATCAGCGTGCGGGCGTGAACTGCCAACTATTCGCCGTGATTGTTGTTTTGTTGGCGGGCGTTGCCCCCATGAATGGCTATGCGCAGAACACGGCGCCTTACTTCCTTGAGCTGCCCGAGATCGTCGTAACGGCAGGTTGCACCGACAGTTTCGACCTGTGGGACTATGCGGAAGATGCCGAATCGAGCGACGACCAATTGATGTTTTCCTTGTCTGAGTGCAACCCGGGCAACTGCTGCTGGGCAAGTTTGAATCCTTTCGGCATCGGACACATGATCGATATCGTGCCCCCTGTTATTATTTCCGGATGCATTCCATACGAGTGTCATATGACGGTCAGAGTCTACGACGGCGACTTGTCGGATGAGGCGACTTTGCATGTGACGATCCTCCCCAATGACTCGCCGCAGCCCGTCACGGTCTTGGGAGTGCCTGAGGCTGTATGCGGAGGGCAGGGTTATGACCTGTCTGCGTCTGTTTCAGCACCATGTGAAGTAAGTTGGCATTGGACGACAAACCCGTCTGGAATCGGGACTTTTAGCGCCCCGTCCAGCAATGTCACCAGATGGACGCCACCCGCAGGATTCACTGGGGATTGCGCAGTCATCGCGCGGGCAGAGACCGATTGCTGGGGGGCCAACGGGGGCGAATGGACTATCGTAGGCGGGCCACCCGGCATACCTTCGATTACGGGTTTGCCAGGCACAGTGGAGGCGGGGCAAATATACTCACTTAGCGCGAGTGCCCCGGGAAACCCGACAGGTTGGAGTTGGAGCTCTTCTTGCGGTGGAAGCTTCAATCCGCCTGACAACAGTAGCACCATTTGGACAGCTCCGTCTGGGTTCTGCGGTCCCTGCGATATTGGATTGACAGCCACCGCGCCTTGCGGATCGACATCGAATAGCCAGTCGACGAGCGTCTCTTCTGGGCCTCTGCCCCAGCCCGACGCGCCGCTGTTGATGTCTCCCTTTAATGGGATCAGCACCACCGACGGAAACCCGTACTTTGATTGGTCGGATGTTAGCCCTGGGCCGGGCTGCATTCTCACGTATATGATCGAGGTGAGTGGCAGCAACGGCTTCTACTCCATCGAACGCTCCGCGTCTGATTTGTCGGCTTCCAACTGGGATGCCGATCAGTGGCCAGCGTTCAGTTTCGGGGACTGGTATTGGCGCGTTCGCGCCAGAAATCAGCGATCCGACGCCCCCTCCTGCGCAATCTGGGGTAACTGGTCGGAGGTCCGCTGGTTCTGGGTGGAGAAGCCTTATTCCCCGCCACCACCCTCTTGCCCAGTTCTCTTCGTCCTCGGCGAGAGCGGGTATGCTGAGGAGAATCCCCTGCTAACGGCTTGTGAACGCTTCGGCTATACACAGGAGGTCACCGATCTTTATCCTATCACTGCGCCGGTTCCGCGCGATCAGGAACGATTGACACTTCAGTTGCGTGAACTTGAGGACGAAGTCACCTATTTGAGGGATCTCGAAATCATGGTCGTCGATCACTCGTCCGGAACGCTCATGGCATGCGACCCGGAAGGCAATGTAAGACTCTGTGAGTCTGTAGGGCAGCCGCCAATGAGTGCGATTGACGAGGATGGCAACGATCGACTGTCGGAGTTGGTTACATTTGATGATTCCTACTATGAAGCCCCACAGAGTGGGTCGTTGGTGTTGACCTACGGGGCACATCAGGGTGCGATCTTTCTCCCAGCAGCGGCCAAGGACCGATGCCACCCGGTCGAAAAGGTGGCATCAAACTCGACCCGCTCGAAGCCGGAATTGACGGTGGAATTGCTTACGTCGGATGGTCTATGGTCCCCTTCCGCCGCGCTGCCGCCAAGGGAGAATCCCTCAAGTCGATTCGTAGTGCCGGGCTTCTCAGCCAGTTCAACGGATCTGGTTACGTATCGGGTCTCGTGGCTGGGGCCATATGCGGTGAATTCTGTACCGTACCACATCCTCGTTCAAGAAGAACCCATGGTTCAGTTGGTCCGAGCTTCGAGTGTTTCTGTGCTTCGTGGCTCCCAGCAAGAAGAACCCGTAGATCAAGGCTCAGATCCGTCGGCTATGGTTCTCCACAAAGGAGACATCGCCACTTTCGAATTCGAACTACCTGGGCTGACTGATCCGGGCATGAAACGCGACTTTGTAGTGAAGGCGGTTGGACGATATGAACCAGTTCTTCGCACAGCAACAGACGAAATGCCGACTGCATTCCGGCTCCATGAGAATTTTCCGAACCCGTTCAATGCAGGAACAGTCATTTCATTTGACTTAAGTGAGAACTCAGACTGGGATCTCACTATCTACAATGTTCTTGGCCAGCCGATCCGCCAATTTGAAGGCCGCGGCGACGAGGGACAAGTCCGGTTGACCTGGGATGGTCGGAACGGTTTTGGCTCGCTGGCAGCTTCGGGGGTGTACCTATACCGGCTGGAGGCCAACGGTCACAGTTCGACCAAGAAGATGATGCTTCTGAGATAA